A region of the Apium graveolens cultivar Ventura chromosome 6, ASM990537v1, whole genome shotgun sequence genome:
acaataacaatatttGAGTAAAACCATATgttgatataaactttaaagtttaagcgacatTTTAACAAAACACAATTATGCATAATGTTGTTCCTGATATCAGTCATGAAACAGTCATGCTcacaattttgattaaaggagtcgtatcaatgacatccttatacATTTAACTCCCCATTccacatggtccggagttatctcaacaactgatggcgaaataactagaacaaatAGTCATGTGCTAATCTCATCGCAAAGTTTCATTGTATAAAGTATATCTGGATAGAATGATTGCTTGAATAAAAGAATACCAATAAACAAATGACTATTGGTATCTGTTATGCCTgctttcggccatgggccctaaacaggtccctgtaGGTGCACTGAATAGCTGGACTCTCGTGTGTGGGCTAGAACCTTGGATTAATGCGACTTGAGCCAGCACATGTGGGCTGGGCTCATGGCATGCGAGCTGAGCTCATGGCATAtgagctgggctcatgacatgcgagctgggctcacatGTGTAGGATGGGCTCACACTTGCCATCTGGGCTCTcacacgcgaggtgggctcaggtgtCCACACGTGAGGTGGGCTTAGGTGTCCATATGTGAGCAGGGTTCAGGTGCTAACATGCGGGATGGgcccatgagcccacatcttatgaaATTAAAGGtaacattgtatttattgattAAAAAGGAAGGCAGTACGGGCTGAGGTGACCAGGCCGGCCCGTATTGGAGGAttttgtgtgcaacatggaaagtgactcatagatgactgagttgctcgtaaaTTTCGGGGCCGACATGGGTTATTCCTATAAATACGGGAAGAGATACGGAGATGCCGTGAGATTATAGAaagcgtgtggagccgatcgagatttacgtgactaattggctgaaggcctgactatatcatgggcttgggctgtacgggctgaagagtccaaaccctagcctatgtgacttgttccccaagaactacgtgaggcttgatccctataaataggttacgtaggcacttgtatgagacatgagttgacacttgatagagaataacaaaccttattctttcttaaggagtgaacatacaagctcagccaccaccaaacaaccttcctccgccctcaaacactgTCCTTGATCCTTGTTCTGCCCATCCACCTCCACAACACTGTTATAGGAAATTCTTCTTATAacaattggcgctagaaggaggggtatTTCATCTTAGGGAGAAGAGATGACCAAAGAAGGCAAACAAGCGGCGACACCAGGAAGCGGGGGCAAGAAGAAGGACTAGAACGAGGTCGAGCATACGCCCCCAGAGAATCAGGCACCACCTCCACCAATCACAACTATGGATGGGCAGGCGGTTATGACGTATCTCGAAGGGCTAGCCGATCAGATAAATCAGATCAACGCCCGGACGTCAAGGGTAGAGAGATGCTCGGTCCAGAATGCCAAGCGTAAGGCGCACCGCCTCAAGGTCTCTCAACGCAGCTGGGAGGGCAAAGGTCCTTAGAAAACGTTGATCCACAATTTTGATGACGCTGTGACTGAGACCAAGCAGAAGAAAGAAATATCACATGGAGAGAAAGACATACCCCAAGGTCATGATGAGCGGTGCAGCCAGATCTTTAAGGGATCGGGTCAGAAGGCAGCTTCGTCTGAGGCAAGGTCGACTAGCATGCTAGACCGTGTGGGTAAAAAGCTAAGTGAGCATGACCTCAGGCTTAAATTAGAGAATTGCaagaaggagagagaagagaaagagccCGTGGATCAGAGAGGCTTGAAGAGAGAGCGGGCAGCGACCCCTCCGGAAAGACGTTAACACACCTCACCCAGGAGGGAGGAGCGACGTAGGTGCAGAGACAATCATGAAGAGGAGTCGCAAGTGCGAGCCGGAGGAGGGAGACGCCGCGAGCGACCTCAGGGCTCACACTATTCGAGTAACGTGGGTGGTGACAGAGAGGGAGAAGTTGTTAGAATAAGAGACCTGAGGAGAATCTTAGATGAGATGGAGTGAGAGAAGAGAGGGCCCCCGGCCTCAGCTGCCCCCCTCCGTTTACGGCTGCTATCCGATCATCCCCCCTACCTTGGGTATTTAGGAATAACCCCGACCTTCTATTCAATGGCGAAGCCGACCCGACGGAATACCTTATACAATTTAACACTAAGATGGAAGTCTATCAGGTGCCGGAGATGACCTGCTGCAGACTCATCGCGGCATCACTCAGAGGTAGTTcccaacaatggttctccaagttgggAACGGCTAGCATAAGGACGTGGCGGCAATTTGAGGACTTGTTCATCAGACAATTTCAGTCCACCCTCCACTACTTACCTCATGTGGCCACGTTAGCCAACATCAACCAAAGGGAGGGGGAGCCCCTGGAAGAATACTTTCGTCGGTTTAACGTCAAAGTCCCCAAGGTGAGGGGAGCCAGTGAGGAGACTATCAAGAATTTCTTGATTGCAGGGTTGAAAGAAGGGTCGAAATTCTGGAAGAGCCTCCGGGCGAGTGAGCCGAGAACCTTGGCTGAATTCTATGAGCATGCTGAACCCTTTAAGAGGGTAGAGAAGTTGATGAGAGAGCTAAAAATCAGCGAGAACTATCAAGATAAGAGAGACCGGTCCTCGAGCCCTGATGAGGGGAGGAAGACGTATCAGCGTAACTCAAGCCCCAAAAAATATGCCCGAGGTAAAGAGGCAAACAAATATTTGGGGAGGCCTTTTACAAGCAAATGGCAGACACACACCCCTCTGGTAGCCTCTATCGACCACATATATGCTACCTATGCTAAGAAGGGAGTATTCGGGAAGGCAACCCCTCTCACAAACTATAAAAAGTGGGATACTTCGAAGTATTGCACATACCACAAGGCCACGGGGCACGATACAGCTGATTGTAGACAATAGAGGGATGAAATCGAGACGTTGATAAGACAAGGGAAGCTTACAGAGTGGGTCATCAAGGAAGTTAGAAAGCACAGGACTGATTATCATACCATCCCTCCTCCACCCCCAGAAGACAAAGAGAGGGTATCCCGGGCTGGTAGcattcatattattctaggcgggtctcaTATTGGTGGAGACAGCCGGAAGGCGATGGACATGTATGCCCGGGAAGCAAAGGACAAGCCCCTCACCAACGTCAACCACCTGAGCCAGAGGCCACCGGAACTCTTTGAAAGAGAGGCTGATGACATCGTGTTCAGGGAGAACGATGCCAAATGGGTGCATTACCCTCATACAGATGCCCTGGTCATTAAAATGAAGATTGGGACGGTGAATGTTCATTGGGAAATAGTGGATACCGGGAGCTCAGCTAACGTTTTAACTTATAATGCCTACAAGAAGTTAGGATTGCTGGATAGAGAGTTAACCTCAATAGGGGGCACCTGTACGGGTTCACGGGAAACTCGATTGGGTGAAAGGGACAATTCGGCTCCCGGTGACCATAGGAGAAGAGCCTTATGTGGCCACCCAAATCGCTATGTTTACAGTAGTAGATCAGCCTTGTTCCTACAACGTTATAGTGGGCAGACTCCTtatgagggcaatgaggatggtgacctcgatcCACCACATGACGGTAAAATTCCCAACCCCCACGGGGGTCGGCTTCTTGAAAAGCTATCAACATGAATCGAGGGTTTGTTACAACCAGGCACTCAGGGCGGCCGAGTCAGGAAATGCCTCAAAGGAGATGGTTGAACCGGGTGAAGACGATGTCCCCATGGAAGAGGTAGAGGGCAGGAAGAGAATACGTCCTGAGGGATATGCAACTTGTAACCTAATTTCAATTGAGGAGTTTCCCGAGAACTATTTCGAGCGCATGGGGATTTAGGTGGAACCGCGCCCAAGGGCCTTGCTAATGGAAGCCTCTCAACCCATCATGCTGATACAAGAGGGGATTGTGGAGGAGGCGAGTGATGATGAAGAGAGCCCAGAACAAATCGCTGCAGGACTCAGGAAAGGGAAATGAGCACGCGAAGAAACAACGACAAATATGGATCTTCCCAATGGAATCACTCATACTGTCACTACGACATCTGAATTCCTGATTAATCCGGCCCGAGCTCATCAGTCCGAGCTCGAGGATTTGGAGGGTTTGACAATCAAGGAAGTGGGAGAATCTGGTGAGGCTCGAGCAGACTTAGACCCGAGAATGCCTCCTATAATTAAGAGAGCAGGGGCCGCAGAGGACACAATCCCGATATTGGTAGACCCAAATAATCCCTCCAAGGTACTCAGAATAGGCTCTAACTTAAGTCCTGACTTGAGGGAGGTCTAGTCCGCTTCCTGAGGCGAaatttggatgtctttgcatggtcacaTTCTGATATGATAGGGATTGACCCGAATGTCATGTGCCACCGGCTCAACTTGGACCCGAAAAAGAAGGGGGTCAGACAGAAAAGGCGGCCGATTAGTGAAGAGAAGGAGAAGGCCCTCAGAGAAGAGGTGGATAGACTAATGGAGGCAGGGCTTGTAAGGGAAGCCTTCTACCCCATATGGCTGGACAACCCCGTGCTTGTCAAGAAGCCCAATGgcaaatggaggatgtgtgtggacttcaccgACCTGAACAAAGC
Encoded here:
- the LOC141665903 gene encoding uncharacterized protein LOC141665903; the encoded protein is MEVYQVPEMTCCRLIAASLRGSSQQWFSKLGTASIRTWRQFEDLFIRQFQSTLHYLPHVATLANINQREGEPLEEYFRRFNVKVPKVRGASEETIKNFLIAGLKEGSKFWKSLRASEPRTLAEFYEHAEPFKRVEKLMRELKISENYQDKRDRSSSPDEGRKTYQRNSSPKKYARGKEANKYLGRPFTSKWQTHTPLVASIDHIYATYAKKGVFGKATPLTNYKKWDTSKYCTYHKATGHDTADCRQ